The Papaver somniferum cultivar HN1 chromosome 6, ASM357369v1, whole genome shotgun sequence genome segment GATTATCAATAACTGACAAAGAATTGCTGAAGATGTGAGAAAGAAGCGCCATGCAAGATGTAGACGCGGAATCACCAGCAGGAAGAAGAACGTCATCACGAGAACAAGTATTCAGGAGATTAGGGTAGTCTCTTCTCCTCTTCTTGGATGGATTCTCAGCTTCAGACTTTGAGACCGCCATCTTACCCTTACCTTTTTCTCCTAAAGGAACATGACCGCCCATAGGGGGAGAACATCCATCATTAGAACCAACAGTGTCCTCAGGCTCAACCTACACGCCCCAAGATAGATAAGAAACACAGACAataatattgttaaaaataaataaGCGTATTTCTTACTTTCTTGGAACGAGAAGGTGACGCCTTTGACAAATTTTTCttcgagtttttttttcttctttgacatcTAGAGTAAGGGGCGACAATAATCAAAATATGGAAATAAAAGGAGAAAGGAAATAAACAAAAGTGAGAAGTAACCGCACATACCTCTTTCTTTTCCTCGGGCCCGTGAAAATCCCAAGGTTTGTAAGTAGCAAATTCATCAGGGAGAGGAAGATCCGAACCATCCGCATCTCTACAAGTAATGTACGAGCCTTCGATAATAACAAGATATTCCACCAGTGGGTATCCTTCGACAAACGCATAATCTTCTGATCCTCCGCGAAACCATCCGCACGCTTTAAACGAATGCCCCAACGATAAAGCTCATTAGCCACAAGGGGGACTTCGTAGTGTTTAAAAGTTTTCCACTGTATAATCTTCCTTCTTAGGAGGAACCTTCTCGTATTGAGGATAGGAAGACTCCAGGACAGCCACGCGGCGAGAATATTCCACCATTATATTCCACCATTATTCTGATACAATCAACGCTCAATTGGAATATGCCGCGTAggaatttttaatattttccagcAGCTCACAGAAAAGACGAATTTCGGTATTGTAGAGAGGAAAGGGGAGTCCAGCAGAAAGTTGTCCGAGAGAAACAATAACCCTGCGGTCATTCCATTGCTCAGAAGAGAACCAATTAGGTCCCATCACAGTAGTAGGACTCGAGCCTTGAGGAGCTGTCAATGTAATGCCTTTGAGTTCAAGTTCTCCCTTCAATATTGCGTCTTATTTCTTATTGTTCCAACCTGCATGTGGATCCATTCGTATAATGGGAATACAAAAGGAAGAAAATCTaaagtcaagatgatcatattaATCAAGATCAAGATGATCAAGATTTCGATGATGAAAAACAGAGTTTGAAAATATGGATTGAATGAAGAAGGCAAAGAGAAGTTTGATGTAGATGATTAACGAAGAATGCAAGAGAAATATGATGTAAACGATTAATTAAATAAAACACAGCAAAAGAAGAACAACAACGGAGAACAAAAGTTTCAGAGAAAGAAGAGAGaaagtaaaaaaagaaaatgaaaggcgTGTTAGGATAGATAAAAAATCTTTTTTCCTTTTCCCGAGATATTTCATCTCACAAGTGCATTAATTAGGAGATGGATACGAAGAGGCGGTTACCATTAAATAGGAAATTTACTAGGGACGTGTCAGTTAGTAAATGGTAAATTCAACACGTGTAGATGGTCATGTCGAGATTCCGGAAAAGTGTTATttaaaagaatacaaaaaaaCGAGTTGACAAGACAAAATAAGATAATAAGGCTTCTCTTACCGCCCTTTCCTCTGAAAGAACGGTAtgataagaggaaaaatgtgatGCAAAATAACGCACAACCATTATTAGCGCGAAGGAATACATTTGATAACAAGCGAAAATGACGTGTACAATATGTTTCTGATGATGAATGAGATGACGTCAACAAGTCACACCAAAGGTGTGAAAATCAACGAGGTAGTTAAATTATCAGGTAGATAAATATAAAGCAGGGTGATAGTGACGCCCTCCAGATCCGAAAATATGGGCTTTATTAGATGTGAGCTACTATGTAACCTCCCTATAAAAGGGACAAGATGCCATTgtaaagagagatctttttgagagttgACATAAGAATTTTTGAATAGATAAAGTTGttttgttctccaagttagggttttcataCAGTTTCTTTGTATTTGCTTCATCTTTTAATGAATAATTTAGAATTTTCCTTATGATGTCTTAGATTGAGTTATTAGATTTActtgggtgtggttgtaggatttcctgcaactacagaaacCATCAATCATCTCTTCATTCAGTTCCCTTTAATTCATATTGTTTGGATGTTTTCCATGAATGAGTTTCAAAGGGATTGGGTCATCAGCGACGATGTTATAGAGACTTGTTTATCGACCACCGGACTCGCAGTCTCACTGAGAACGGTAGGATTTTCCAAGACTCCGATTACCTACGGGAAAATTTGATCAAGAAGATTAAGGCACTCTCACTCTATTGGAATTCTACAACCATATCTTTCAAGGGCACTACTTTTAAGAATCTGCACTATAACTGGGGTATTGTAGTGAATAGGAAATAGTGTTTCTTTATACTTAATTTTGAGTCAGTCCTGTTGGTTTAGGTTCTCAGTACCAACTTGTCTTTTAACCTACAGAAGTTTTATTCTTGTAGCGGTTCTGTGAGTAAGTTGCTTTGGTCCTTTTTCTCTCTTCGACTGGAGTAATTAAGTTGCTTTTGTCCTTTTTCTCTCTTCTCCTCTCCCTTGTAGTTTCATTATTAATAGAGAATTCTttgttgtatcaaaaaaaaaaaaaaaaaaagaaaacacacaTAATTGACTTGTGAATAAATTGCCTTCTAACATATGAAATTGACTTTTGCTTCTCGTATCCCATTAACCAACTCACTGCCAAAACCATTTTTTTTGTGTATGCCGTAAATAGAAAGCATTTTTCCCCTTGTGCAAGCAAAACATTTTGCGTAATCATAAATAGAAATCGGTAAATCTAAGACCTGTTGCCCTAATTCATATGGCCGGGGGATGGAGTTAGGAAAACCAAACAGCATCCTAATCCGGCTTGGTTTCCTTACTTCTATGCACTAGGAAGTCCACCAAAACCTATAAATACATAGGCCAATAAATCTATACCTACACTTTCAATCTTATTAGTTTCTTTGTCTTAGGTCAGGATCTTTGTTGCTGTGCttagtttgtttgttttattgagATGGGGAATAACAATGTTCGTGGGAAAAAGATTGAAGGTGATTTAAGTTTTCTTTCTGAAAGGGAGAATAACAATCTTGACGAGCAAAAGTTGGAAACTGATGCTAATGAGAAGAACAGCGCTGCGGCTGACATGGAAAGTGGTTTTGATGATCAAGAAGACCCCCTAGTTTCTTGGTTGTTTGACATGGAGAATATTGTTCAAGAGCAACAGACAGAAAGTGATTTTGGTGAGCAAGAATGGGGGActgatgatgatgtgcaagaagaGATGGAGAGTTATGCTGCTGAGCAAGTGCCGGAGACTAATGTTGCTGTTTTTGATCAAGGCACTTCGATATATTCCGCTGAAAAAGACAATTTGATGTCTTCGTTTCTTGAAATTGGTGTTGGGCAGTCGGTCCAGACTGCGAAACAATATTTAGAAGCAACAAACTGGGATCTTGAAGGCGCACTTGGGCTGTTTTGGAGTGCACCAGTGCGTTATCCAAAGATTCCAAACACATCGTATGAGCTTATTAACTTGGGAGAGGCAAACATTAGGGCCGGGATGGTTCAACCTGATGTTAATGCAGTAGATGATAACTTAGCTTCCATGTATCCTCCCCCTGTGGCATTGATGTATGATGGGCCTTTCCATAAGGCAAAAAAATCTGCGGAAGATGAAGACAAGTGGTTGATAGTAAATGTGCAATCTAAACAAGAATTCAGTTCTCTTACGCTGAACTTGGATACATGGGCACACGAAGCTGTCTCTCAGACTATCAGCGCTAATTTCATCTTTTGGCAAGTTTATGATGATATTATTGAAGGACAAAAGATATGTAACTATTATAAATTGACATCTTTTCCTGCAGTCCTTGTTTTGGATCCCATCACAGGGCAAAACGTGAAATCATGGACCGGAATGATTGAAGCTGTGcagttgttggaggatttagcaccTTACATGGACGCAGGTCCTAAGCATCATCTCACTCTACTTTCTCGTAAACGTCCAGCTGAAATTTCTAAACAAACTACTCTTCCTGAGACtaccgaagaagaagatgaagagctaTTCCAAGCAATTCTAGCTTCAATGGAAAACATGACAACTACTGTTGCTCCAGCTTGTAGTGACAGTATTGAAGAACCAGTAACTTCCTCAAGCAACAAGCTTACATATCCTGATCTCCCTGAAGAGCCAAAGGTGGACAAAACACTTCTTTGCAGAATTGGGGTTCGCCTTCCTGATGGACGTCGACTTCAGCGGAATTTCCTTCGCACAGATCCAGTCCAGATGTTATGGTCATTCTGTAACTCCCAACTTGACGAGGCAGAGTCACGGCCTTTTCATTTGACTCAAGCCATCCCAGGTGCACCAAACACTATTGCTTACGAAAGCAAGCAAACATTCGAGGAGTCTGGATTATCAAACTCAATGATCTCAGTTACTTGGGATTGAACTTAGAAGTTTATTTAGGTTTCATAATATCATGTTTGTTGTAAGCAGACGTTTTTGTTAATGAATACTAGCAATCGATGTTAGTTACTGGTGTTTATCTGTTTTGCTAATAaaatagattttttgttcctttaaatGCATGTATGAAAACTCTGTTTGCACAATACATAcatatgttaatttcagttcatgtgaCAAAGATGCCTAGTAATTCTAAGAAAACTCAACAACGTATTTTGTAAACTGCATCCTTTTTCGGTGCTCTTTATAAGTGCCCTTCTTATGCATCCGGCGGCTCATCCCGTTACTAAGCTGCATCTTTTCTCTCAACTTTTCCATGGAATCTGTAAATCTGCTATCTCCTCTGGGATGCGCTTCCATCTTTTCCAAAGCTACACCTAAATCAATTGTAGTTGACTGAGTTTTTCTTTCCAGTATGCTTTCGAGTGTGAATGATCATTGGGAACGCATTGTCTGCGAGGTTATGAGATTCGTAAATGAGTAATATTCTAAATACCAACTAGCTGAAACTACAGTAGAAAAGAAATCTTAGATTCTAACTTAGCAGTAGTCATCTAAATATCGCTATAAGTTTTGTCAGCCACAAGGTCATTAATTTTGCTTATCTGAAAATTTTACGAGCAGTAGGAAAATGCAAATGTTATCTAGGAAGCTTAGTAACAGTGTTGCCAAACTCATTCACTCGGATGTGCGCAAATGCTAAAGTACTCATTTTACTGACCTCTTTATCACAAAGACCAAGGTGTTCTGACCATGGCGAAATGCCAAGACTAAAACAAAATTTACCAGCCTTCCAAGACTTTTCATTCAAGTATGAATCAAAATCCTTGTCTTAAATCAAAATTTACCGATCCGAAACACACACGAGGGCAAGTGAAACTCGCATATAGGATTAAAAGCGGACAATAACTTAACTAAATTAAATGACTTTTCTGCTCCGAATTATACTTTGCCCTGCCTTCATGGCTTCCAATCTCTTGTACTTCCTATCGTTCTGGCATCGAGTCCCATTAACCAACTCATTGCCCAaaccttcaattttttttttttgtgtgtgtatgGAAACCATTGATTGTTGAGAGAGTTACAGTCGCCTGACAATTTCTCTAACGATTTCATTTCATTGTTAGCAGAATTACAGACACAGGACTAGATATTTATTGCAGCTAATGATTACCGGCAACTGCATTGGCTGGTGGATCCACCAACACATAACCGACACCTCACACTTGCACACATGTGCCCCTCCCTCCAGTGTCCATGGAAGCAGAGATACTCATCTTGAGTCTCAAAGAACCAAAGCGCGAAGTTGATAAGCCCTTTGTAAAAATCAATATGTTTCATACGGTTATGAAATATAGGGTTAGCTGTCAGATAAGTGGCACTCATGTTATCACACTACATAACTTGAATTCTTGGTGAGTGAAAGTACAATTCACCCATAAAAGATTGTACCCAAATTAACTCAGAAGTTGCATCTGCCAAAGCTCTGTATTCTGCCTCTGTGTTGGATCTGGAAACAGTCTTTTGCTTTCTAGAACACCAGGATTATCAAATTAGGACCCATGTAAATAGCAATCCCACTAGTAGAACGTCTATCTTTCAAGTCAcatgcccaatcagcatcagaataagcctGTAGTTGAAGAGATGATGACTTCTTGAATTGTAAACCAAAACAAAGTGTGCCATTTAGATATCTTAGAATGCGCTTGATATCAGTCCAATATTCATCAGAGGGATGCTGCATAGTCTGAAAAGCTTTATTGACTGCAAATAAGATATTTGGTCTAGTAATGGTGGCATATTGTAAAGCTCCCACTGTACTTCTATAAAGAAGGGGATCATCAAAAGCAGATGACTGAGAAGCATGTGGAACATATGGAGTACTTCAGGGTTGAGCTGATTTCATTTTGGTTTTAACCAAAAGATTAGtaatatatttttcttgagataacaTAACACTTGCAGAATTTGATGTAGCCTGAATGCCCAGGAAAAAATGAAGAGGTCCTAGATCCTTTATAGCAAACTCCTTAACCAAATCAAGAATAAGTTGATTGACATCCAAAGGATTACTGCCTGTGACctaaatatcatccacatatatgaGAAAGTAAATACCAACAGAAGCATTTACCTTGTACAATATGGAAGTGTCAGGTTTTATGAAGAAAAGCCAGATTGAAATAAGAATTGACTGAGTCTATCAAACCAAGATCTgggtgcttgttttaatccatagaGAGGCCTCTTGAGCTTGCACACATGATTAGGCACTAGCTTATCAATATAACCTGGAGGTTGAACCATAAAAACATCTTCTGCCAAATgaccatgaagaaatgcatttttAACATCCAACTGCCTGATTTTCCATCCTTTATAAAGTGAGATAGAGAGAATCATTCTCATTTTGGTAGGTTTAACCACAGGTCGGAAGGTGTCTTGATAATCAATTCCTTCAATTTAATTACCCTTTGGCAACTAATATTGCCTTATATCTTTCTATGATACCATCTACACTTCTCTTTATTCTAAAAATCCACTTGCAGCTAATTACATTTTGTCCACCCATAGCTTGTACTAGTTGCCATGTGCCATTTTGTAGGAGTGCATTAATCTCTTCATCTATGGAAGCTCACCATCTAGGATCCTTGTAAGCTTCAATGTAGCATGTATGAACAGTAATGTCTTGACAAACAGTTTGTACTTCTGAAACATAtagttttggtttaaaaatgcctTTCTTGCCTCTTGTGGTCATTGAATGGTCATTGATAGTAGGGAATTAAGAAGTGGATAAACATGCTCATCAAACTTGGCATCTCTAGAGATAATAATTTAATTAGTCATTGGATTGAGGCATCTATAACTTTTGTGCAAAGTGATGTAGCCTAGAAAAATGCATTTGACAGATCTAGGTTGAAGTTTGTGATCATTAAATAGTCTAAGACATGGATAGCAAGCGCAACCAAAGATGTATAGAAAATTGTAATCAGGTTTGAGATGAAACAAATGTTCAAGTGGAGATAAGTGTTTCAAAGTTGGTGTGGGAAGTCTATTGATAACAAAGTTGGTTGTTTCAAAAGCATATGATCAATAAGACAATGACAAAGAATCATGAGAAAGGAGGGCCAATCCAGTTTCAACTATGTGCCTCTGCTTTCTCTCTACAGTTTCATTTTGTGCATGAGCGTGTGAACATGAGACTCTGTGACCAATACCATAATTATCCAAGTAGGTAAAGACATTTCTGTATTCACCTCCCCAGTTTGATTGAACAAACTTAATTATtcttaaaaaaatattctcaacatGACCTTTAAATTTGATAAATGTGGATAACACCTCGGATTTGTAAGCCAATATATGGATATATCCATGTAAATCTACTAAAAGCATCAATAGGGAAACATAGTATTTGAATCCATTGATAGAACATATAGGTGATATCCAAACATCTGTATGAATGAGATCCAAAGGACCGTACAATGGTTCATGATTAACAGAAGGAAATGATAATGCATGACTTTTAGCTTGTTGACAGGAATTAcatattgaggttgataagtgGTCATCAATAAATCCATCAACAGAGGATAAGATATGCTTCAAATTCTTGTATGCAGGGTGTCCTAATTTATTGTGCCATTGAGTATTTGTAGAAGTACAAGAAATAAAGGCTTGTTTGAGAGCATCAACTGAGAATTCCAAATGGTAGAGTCCATCTTTAACATGACCAGTGAGCAGAATATGATGGGTGTCCAAATCCTTCACCAAAAATTTGTCATGATGGAATTCATAATAACAGTTATTCTCCTTAGTAAACTGTTGTACTGAAATCAAGTTCTTAGTAATTTAAGGAACATGCAGGACATTAGATAGATTAAGTTTAGTAGTGTCATTCTGAAAAGAAGAAGTGCCAATATGAGTTATGTGCAAACTTGAGCCATTACCAACACGCACTTGATCTGACTCTTAATAAGGAGAATGTAGATTTAAGTTGGAGAGATCAGAAGTAATGTGGTGTGTAGCACCAGAATCAAGGACCCATCTAGATGAAGAAGAAGTATTATCATCAATGTAAGTGGTATATGCCTCAGGTTCAGGACACCAAAATTCATCATAGTTTTCATAGTAAGGATCATTAGTCGTATAGTATGAATTATCAGATTGAACATATCTATATTGACAAGTGTTGGCTAAGTGTCCTCGTTTCCTACATATTTGACAATCAGTTTGAGGGTTGAACTTTATTTGTGAGTAGTAAAATTGATTTTCATTGTTGAAGCGACCAGATCGTCCACCATTGTCAAATCTGCCACCTCTATAACAACCACGAAAACGAGCACCATGTCTACCACACCTAAACATATTTTCTCTATggggatgttgatggtggtttttagcttagggttaaaatggtaaaaccttagtcagaaagtgacgtcacacttgagtaataatgtcgccactagcacatttattgaaccattcaacatgtctgcgtaaaattaccagggtaccttttttatatgtcATGCTCCACGAcggagccctcggtactgactggaatcatctctgcacatgccagccgcgcatgctagcgaaacgtgccaatcacgcgtgccacatattttaaactagggtttcgacacgttaaaccctaatagccatatctccacgccaaaggcatgccaaccatgccagccgcaccaccgtgtcaatggcatgccatgccatccacatctccgcctcaaaggcatgccaaccatgctagccgcaacaccgtgccaatggcatgccatgccatccacatatccgcgccaaaggcatgccaaccatgccagccgcaccaccgtgccaatggcatgccatgccagccacatctccgcgccaaaggcatgccaaccatgccagccgcaccaccctgccaatgacatgccatgtcagccacatctccgcgccaaaagcatgccaaccatgccagccgcacctcctggtgtggttagaaaagacacacaaaaacttgcaagtatacaaggccaagttttagtataaaaggtaagagagggatcagtccacagggattaggagtgcataaagaagttaaactatgctggcagatgatgtaaaacaagatgcaagatcacaatgttataatggcagtgaaacaaagagggaaaatggcatgaaccaaggctgtgagccaagggcagggagacagtgcactgatttcagtgcacagcaagctgtaaattgcacaaaaactaaacaaagcagcaaggaaaatttaactaagcaataagaaaaacagattcggagttgcaagtgactgaaataaggtattgtggtctaagctaaggaTTAGAGCCCACCTTTGTGTCTtatccaaacaatgtgatcctaggttgagttgaatatcctatgcatacattagaatgggaggaaaatcagcttgctcactgatatgccctagtattgactgtcttttgacagcacagtcaatcacaggcataccagagcactaatttcttcccattgcacaagcaaaacaggcactaaggctctaacctagcattccactatcagacagtgcactgaggtttcatctaaaccttaacacaatgaattagaacataatgcaactactactgaatttaaacataaacttgaaataaactgaactgaaattgaaatttgaatataaacatgacatggaaaataacattgaacttggaacaaaacaggacaattgaggtcctggctagtccagacctctagagagtgaagctggctaatccaGACATCCTTCTAACATTCAAccttcatctctatttatacccaaaacattcaattagggtttacaatgttttcccccaaattctcaaaattagggttagatattttacctaatttgatgtgacaaatcactcaaaacggtcgacccatttcttctctgcctcttctggtccttctatgccttcaattgacgcctctactgctctaattgttccctagttcgagttattttactcaccccaaaacctagggtttcagtggttgtgagatggggtaaataactaggctagggagatgggtttgaggtggtgtcggggtatggagatggtagtgaggcagagggtggcagtggacatggaagagaggcaggagcagagctcgactgcaactgtcgggggaagaagaaagtttttggggaaaaaagatttggggaagaagaacttgtttgggtgaagtcgatggttttggacgttagggtgtgaggcgggtgtagcgaacttcgatgaacagcaagtaaagagcgttggatgatcccatatagattgaatcgaacggctacgatggagaggtatgtagcgaccgttggattatgagatacaacaaaactgacggcttcagatggagttaggtactatggtgtttgacaggagctttggattttgatgcacaatgatgaggcgaccgttggatgacaaggtggatccaatctgacggctctcatggaaatgggtatggataatggaaatggatttgggtgagggttttgggtcttgggtatgccaatcccatatcttctttaagaaaaattcttcctcttcaagcccaattctcgttgatccggctcttgcaaacatcattcttcgcttcctcctagcgagagtctttgccgtttctttgctctttttcgctcagtgagttaaccaggctttatttagtacctaaaaatgcaaaattaattaagaaaagtatttattcttgaaaacaacgaaaacacagaatatgggataaaatgtagaattaatgcacaaaagatgagttaaatgccaagaaaaatatatagaaatatgcactttttagcactcatcaaatacccccaaacctgaattttacttgtcctcaagtaaaacaaaactaaggaaatcctacttataccactgtcgttggtctctcgaatgcatttagcgtatgcactaagccttttaaaccactaagtgtccctagtggacgagttgaagtctcgtgaaggtttgcttagaacgtacctacaaagttctaggacaaaatataagctcagattccatcaaatgtgacatgcgcaagtcagtagaagctcacagcaaaatggagatgtcaatctagctatcgaaggcacaatcctagcactgataacaaataaagacatgtgataagagtgtaaagtgtatctacacatgtgtaaagaaagatcggatgttatgactactaatcaccaagaaatagtttctcaggctaagaaccgaggtcgaaatctagctagctgtccggactttacgagaattgtgaatgagtaggaggtgtttcacaattactcgcgttatacatcaatggcatacacccttccttgcttattacaataaaacacaaaagatgactctttacatgactcttatttacattgactactctcttttatttttggaacaagagaggatggaattgataaatacttgattgattttttcatttttcttttttttttttcaatttttttttttttttgaaaaggaaacacttttgatacatatacaaaaggaaacaaaagattaca includes the following:
- the LOC113290556 gene encoding plant UBX domain-containing protein 7-like — translated: MGNNNVRGKKIEGDLSFLSERENNNLDEQKLETDANEKNSAAADMESGFDDQEDPLVSWLFDMENIVQEQQTESDFGEQEWGTDDDVQEEMESYAAEQVPETNVAVFDQGTSIYSAEKDNLMSSFLEIGVGQSVQTAKQYLEATNWDLEGALGLFWSAPVRYPKIPNTSYELINLGEANIRAGMVQPDVNAVDDNLASMYPPPVALMYDGPFHKAKKSAEDEDKWLIVNVQSKQEFSSLTLNLDTWAHEAVSQTISANFIFWQVYDDIIEGQKICNYYKLTSFPAVLVLDPITGQNVKSWTGMIEAVQLLEDLAPYMDAGPKHHLTLLSRKRPAEISKQTTLPETTEEEDEELFQAILASMENMTTTVAPACSDSIEEPVTSSSNKLTYPDLPEEPKVDKTLLCRIGVRLPDGRRLQRNFLRTDPVQMLWSFCNSQLDEAESRPFHLTQAIPGAPNTIAYESKQTFEESGLSNSMISVTWD